The following coding sequences are from one Liolophura sinensis isolate JHLJ2023 chromosome 12, CUHK_Ljap_v2, whole genome shotgun sequence window:
- the LOC135479325 gene encoding uncharacterized protein LOC135479325 gives MTPHNFFSRVSVVLLFISIVLVFIITFQSHCRINSVICNRLIHIIYLQVFIVLNIFSLALILVYLSTYVERLVPERACGYGKNLLSKHLHKLFGQTFRKYLVYLCDNGPCGEWTDRLQGIVMSYFLAKLTKRKFAIMSTSPIKLDKLMEPVLVNWTFDRSNVIHGSCAVYDFLSNPSELLQKLESVDLDQEFPEDVVYFRLSKFSWSRLHTNRKYRERVDHIGNGTAKAFYQLIHDILRLNKRMLYQFIVYKNQFKPKAVDRLVCAVVEGIEGPLGEANTKALWGFLDQYKHEARTKVVVSSTDNKLLDLAIVRYTDHFMSMPGVLSKFDTGEELRYRILDNLRQIILDFYTLVECNTLVLTCGSDLGKLSAITRYAHADVHYLHSGKVWPTTVETLGRDFETGKCTVI, from the coding sequence ATGACGccacacaattttttttcccgAGTTTCCGTAGTACTCCTGTTCATTTCCATCGTTCTCGTGTTCATTATCACGTTTCAAAGTCACTGTAGAATTAATTCCGTTATTTGTAACAGATTGAtccatataatttatttacaggTGTTCATCGTCTTGAACATCTTCAGCCTGGCCTTAATTCTGGTCTACCTCAGCACGTACGTGGAGCGACTCGTTCCAGAGAGAGCATGTGGATATGGGAAGAACCTACTGTCCAAGCATCTCCATAAGCTGTTTGGGCAGACATTCAGGAAATACCTAGTATATCTGTGTGACAATGGGCCGTGCGGGGAATGGACGGATCGCCTACAGGGTATCGTCATGTCCTACTTCCTGGCGAAACTCACCAAGCGCAAGTTCGCCATCATGTCTACGTCACCGATCAAGCTGGATAAGTTGATGGAGCCGGTTTTAGTCAATTGGACCTTCGACCGAAGCAATGTCATCCACGGCTCATGCGCTGTTTACGACTTCCTGTCCAACCCTTCCGAGCTGCTCCAAAAACTGGAAAGCGTTGATCTCGACCAGGAATTCCCGGAAGATGTTGTCTACTTTCGTCTGTCAAAGTTCTCCTGGTCGCGATTGCACACGAACCGAAAGTACCGCGAGCGCGTGGACCACATTGGTAACGGGACTGCTAAAGCCTTCTATCAACTCATCCACGATATTCTCCGTCTTAACAAGCGGATGTTGTATCAGTTTATCGTCTACAAGAACCAGTTCAAACCCAAAGCTGTGGATCGTCTGGTCTGTGCCGTGGTGGAGGGGATAGAGGGGCCCCTTGGGGAAGCAAACACAAAGGCTCTTTGGGGGTTTCTGGACCAGTACAAGCATGAGGCTCGCACCAAGGTTGTGGTGTCGTCCACAGACAATAAGTTGCTGGACCTTGCTATTGTCCGCTATACTGACCACTTCATGTCCATGCCGGGTGTCCTCAGCAAGTTTGACACTGGGGAGGAACTCCGCTACCGGATACTAGACAACCTCAGACAGATTATCCTCGACTTCTACACCCTTGTGGAGTGTAACACGCTGGTCCTGACGTGTGGTAGCGATCTAGGCAAGCTCTCCGCCATCACCCGATATGCCCACGCAGATGTCCACTACCTCCACAGCGGCAAGGTTTGGCCAACAACCGTGGAAACTCTGGGCAGGGATTTTGAGACCGGAAAGTGTACAGTGATTTAG